From Pseudomonadota bacterium, a single genomic window includes:
- a CDS encoding terminase small subunit, whose translation MQRVNDDELLKMLDDKIPQKDIAKHFGVSNGWITKRKQLLQTPEPENFSKLTEQQRCFVIEKVKGRSNVDAAFTAYNATSRDSARNIASDLMQKDEINLSIRELMENHGLTRIYRIKRLKQHVDNKSPDISLKALHQSWQLGGDYAPTQTKNLNLNVDVIPELDQALIERFRIKPILPDENE comes from the coding sequence ATGCAACGTGTCAATGATGATGAACTTTTAAAAATGCTTGACGATAAGATACCACAAAAAGATATTGCAAAGCACTTTGGGGTGTCAAACGGTTGGATTACAAAACGCAAGCAGTTATTGCAGACGCCAGAACCGGAAAACTTTTCAAAATTGACTGAGCAGCAAAGATGTTTTGTTATTGAAAAGGTTAAAGGCCGAAGCAATGTTGATGCGGCTTTTACTGCTTATAACGCCACATCAAGGGATAGTGCTCGAAATATCGCTTCTGACTTGATGCAGAAGGATGAAATAAATTTATCAATCCGGGAATTAATGGAAAACCACGGGTTGACAAGAATCTATCGCATTAAGAGGCTTAAACAACATGTTGACAATAAGTCTCCTGATATTTCCCTGAAAGCATTACACCAGTCATGGCAGTTAGGTGGGGACTATGCGCCAACACAAACTAAGAATCTCAACCTCAATGTAGATGTAATCCCGGAGTTAGATCAAGCACTGATTGAAAGATTCAGGATAAAGCCTATTTTACCTGATGAAAATGAATAG
- the atpB gene encoding F0F1 ATP synthase subunit A, translating to MEHSFSWASLFPFLHNDPQVVNGIIVSIILLIIVILGYRQLKRTEDEVVPEPKCTFRNFTEMIVDNLSSIITDTMGPRGKEFVLVVGTLALFILFNNLSGLVPGFSPCTDNVNTTFACSLTVFVMTHYYGFKEHGVKYLKQFVGPMWALAPLMIPVELIGHFARPLSLGLRLFGNILGDHLVTAIFFGLIPLLVPLPVMLLGLFVAFVQTFVFMLLSMAYFSGAISHEEH from the coding sequence ATGGAGCATAGTTTTTCATGGGCTTCTTTATTTCCGTTTCTGCATAATGACCCCCAGGTAGTAAATGGGATTATTGTTTCAATAATACTTCTCATTATCGTAATTTTAGGCTACAGACAGTTGAAAAGGACGGAAGACGAGGTTGTGCCGGAACCTAAATGCACTTTCAGAAACTTTACCGAAATGATTGTTGATAACCTTTCAAGCATTATAACAGATACCATGGGACCGAGAGGCAAGGAATTCGTATTAGTTGTTGGAACACTTGCTTTATTCATTCTCTTTAACAATCTTTCCGGGCTTGTACCGGGTTTTTCACCGTGCACTGACAATGTAAACACAACATTTGCCTGCTCACTGACAGTCTTTGTTATGACACACTATTACGGATTTAAAGAACATGGCGTAAAATATTTGAAACAATTTGTGGGGCCTATGTGGGCGCTCGCACCATTGATGATCCCCGTAGAACTTATCGGGCATTTTGCCAGACCATTATCGCTGGGGTTAAGGCTTTTCGGAAATATATTAGGCGACCATCTTGTAACTGCCATTTTTTTCGGTCTTATACCTTTACTGGTCCCTTTGCCTGTTATGTTACTCGGTTTATTTGTAGCATTTGTTCAAACGTTTGTATTTATGCTGTTGTCCATGGCGTATTTCTCAGGGGCAATTTCGCATGAAGAGCATTAA
- a CDS encoding bifunctional DNA primase/polymerase, which produces MDIITDNGQTGFTKNENESFLRRALEYQKMGFSIIPLRIDKTPHIKWEAFQKQKAKIGDVTGWWKKWTDANIGVVTGSISGLVVVDVDDMKIGLSELAKVIPVGIETPTAQTPSGGLHFYFKHPDRRIECNRKTIPGCDFQGDGGYVVAPPSYCEYIKHGKDIKGSYTWVKSPDDCTFAPLPEAYINAFDSFNNNSLYKGGKVDTLQHLTDLTEPYRYFIEGRRDEDIFRIANALVKANCAPGIIQHVLNILALSCDPPFPEKDINAKIQSALQRAARRERNLLEEIRTWWTLQEGYTDLTNMKQTLQLLTKEERNHADVIIHRLKEEGFIEKYGNKAGVYRRVDKDFERVDFLSASGRETNINLPLDLNDLAKLYAGSIIVVAGSKEAGKTAFLLNIALANLGKKRIVYLNSEMGEDELKNRLLNFGNVKLETWAEKMEVFRLKPTQTPADFIDGSDTIWIVDYLEIAEDFSKIALPIAHVHGKLGNGLAFIGLQKADDKEIGRGADFSREKARLYISLDWDSERRQNRIKIIDCKAWRDRNPRGLYRYYKLVKGAGIIPQGNWQE; this is translated from the coding sequence ATGGATATAATCACAGATAACGGGCAAACCGGATTTACAAAAAATGAAAATGAGTCTTTTTTACGTCGTGCTCTTGAATATCAAAAAATGGGTTTTTCAATAATTCCATTAAGAATCGACAAAACGCCACACATTAAATGGGAAGCTTTTCAAAAGCAAAAAGCAAAGATCGGAGATGTTACAGGTTGGTGGAAAAAATGGACTGATGCTAATATCGGCGTCGTGACAGGGTCTATATCCGGGCTTGTTGTGGTTGATGTCGATGATATGAAGATCGGGCTTTCAGAGCTTGCAAAGGTAATCCCGGTAGGCATTGAAACACCAACAGCGCAAACACCTTCAGGCGGACTACACTTTTATTTTAAACATCCGGACAGAAGAATCGAATGCAATAGAAAAACTATTCCGGGTTGTGATTTTCAAGGCGATGGGGGCTACGTCGTTGCACCGCCTTCGTATTGTGAGTATATAAAGCATGGCAAGGATATAAAGGGTTCTTATACATGGGTTAAATCCCCTGATGATTGCACCTTTGCGCCTTTGCCTGAAGCATATATAAATGCATTTGATTCTTTTAATAATAATTCTTTATATAAGGGTGGTAAGGTTGACACCTTACAACACCTTACAGACCTTACAGAACCTTACAGATATTTCATTGAAGGCCGCAGGGATGAGGACATTTTTCGTATTGCCAATGCACTTGTAAAGGCCAATTGTGCACCCGGTATTATACAGCATGTGCTTAATATACTTGCACTTTCTTGTGATCCACCTTTTCCTGAAAAAGACATTAATGCGAAAATTCAGTCAGCTTTACAGCGCGCGGCGCGACGTGAAAGAAACCTTTTGGAAGAAATTAGGACGTGGTGGACCTTACAAGAAGGTTACACAGACCTTACAAATATGAAACAGACCTTACAACTCCTTACAAAGGAAGAACGGAACCATGCTGATGTCATAATTCACAGACTCAAGGAGGAAGGTTTCATTGAGAAGTACGGTAACAAAGCAGGCGTTTATCGCCGTGTTGACAAGGATTTTGAGCGTGTCGACTTTCTCAGTGCTTCAGGAAGAGAGACAAATATTAACCTACCGCTTGACTTAAACGACCTTGCAAAACTATACGCCGGAAGCATTATTGTCGTTGCCGGTAGCAAAGAGGCAGGCAAAACCGCGTTCCTTCTAAATATCGCTTTAGCTAATTTGGGTAAAAAGCGCATTGTTTATCTCAATTCTGAAATGGGAGAGGACGAGTTGAAAAATCGCCTTCTAAATTTCGGCAACGTAAAACTTGAGACCTGGGCGGAAAAAATGGAAGTATTCAGGCTAAAACCGACGCAGACCCCGGCGGACTTTATTGACGGATCGGACACTATCTGGATTGTAGATTATCTCGAAATTGCAGAGGACTTCTCAAAGATAGCCCTTCCTATAGCTCATGTTCACGGAAAGTTAGGAAATGGCCTTGCCTTTATCGGCCTACAGAAGGCAGATGATAAAGAGATAGGACGCGGGGCCGACTTCAGTAGAGAAAAGGCGCGCTTGTATATTTCTCTTGATTGGGATTCGGAACGCCGACAGAATCGGATAAAAATTATTGATTGTAAGGCATGGAGAGACAGGAACCCGCGCGGGCTTTACAGATATTACAAATTGGTAAAGGGGGCTGGCATTATTCCACAAGGGAATTGGCAGGAATGA
- the atpE gene encoding ATP synthase F0 subunit C has translation MIALAAGFGIAVAAFGGALGQGKSITSALDGIARNPGAAGKIVTPMIIGLAMIESLVIYSLVVSLLLIFKL, from the coding sequence ATGATTGCACTCGCGGCAGGTTTTGGTATTGCTGTTGCAGCTTTCGGCGGAGCACTCGGTCAGGGAAAGAGTATTACATCAGCGCTTGACGGCATAGCAAGAAATCCAGGTGCAGCAGGAAAGATAGTAACTCCTATGATTATCGGTCTTGCTATGATTGAATCACTTGTAATATATTCCCTCGTCGTTTCATTGCTTTTAATCTTTAAGCTTTAG
- a CDS encoding AtpZ/AtpI family protein — MSISENNKDVVRSLISFSSLGLEMGLSVAIGIGIGYFLDFYFKTSPYLTIIFMLFGVAAAFKTIFMLLKKVKRENERNNNK, encoded by the coding sequence ATGTCTATATCTGAAAATAATAAGGATGTAGTCAGATCTTTAATAAGCTTTAGCTCGCTTGGCTTAGAAATGGGTCTTTCCGTTGCCATAGGCATTGGGATTGGCTACTTTCTTGATTTTTATTTCAAGACATCCCCTTACCTGACCATAATATTTATGCTTTTTGGCGTCGCAGCAGCATTTAAAACAATATTTATGCTACTGAAGAAGGTTAAAAGGGAAAATGAAAGAAACAACAATAAGTAA
- a CDS encoding site-specific integrase → MARKIKGLYKRGNVWWCCYKDLTGKIVRETTKHADYDKAVEFLTEKKFNVQRGIEPEVIQNINYTFKELVVEYLKWCERQRSFDSKKIFIKQLLDAFGHMPLKNFNTMMVEQFQTDRIQKGNKPATVNRLVATLKHSFTKAYDWNMITETILKKVRKVKLLEENNRRLRYLSKEECQALVNACDAHLKPIVITALNSGCRKEEILSLKWDQIDMKHGFILLDITKNGERREIPINGTLRTTFEALPRRLDGGYVFFDPKNGARYQEVKRSFATALRKTGIRDFHFHDLRHTFASHLVMAGIDLTTVSRLLGHKSLAMTLRYSHLSPQHFTKAVDVLDNVLNDNFNSTSHLVHNQRIVHNG, encoded by the coding sequence ATGGCACGAAAGATAAAAGGTCTTTATAAACGTGGTAATGTCTGGTGGTGCTGTTATAAGGATTTAACCGGGAAGATTGTCCGGGAAACAACAAAGCACGCGGATTATGACAAAGCGGTAGAATTTCTCACAGAAAAAAAATTCAATGTTCAAAGAGGAATAGAACCTGAAGTTATTCAAAATATCAATTATACCTTTAAGGAGCTTGTTGTTGAATATCTGAAATGGTGTGAAAGACAACGGAGCTTTGATAGTAAAAAGATATTCATAAAACAATTGCTTGATGCTTTCGGACATATGCCTTTGAAGAATTTCAACACCATGATGGTTGAACAATTCCAGACAGATCGTATTCAAAAAGGAAACAAACCGGCTACAGTCAACAGGCTTGTTGCTACACTGAAACATTCATTTACAAAGGCTTATGACTGGAACATGATAACCGAAACAATATTGAAAAAGGTAAGAAAGGTGAAGCTTCTGGAAGAAAATAACCGGCGACTGCGTTATTTATCAAAAGAAGAATGTCAGGCCTTAGTAAATGCCTGTGATGCTCATTTAAAGCCGATTGTTATTACAGCATTAAACAGCGGTTGCAGGAAGGAAGAAATATTAAGCTTGAAGTGGGATCAGATAGATATGAAACATGGTTTTATTCTGTTAGATATAACAAAGAACGGCGAAAGAAGGGAAATTCCTATCAATGGCACTTTGCGTACTACCTTTGAAGCATTACCTCGAAGGCTTGACGGCGGTTATGTATTCTTTGATCCAAAGAACGGCGCAAGGTATCAGGAAGTCAAAAGGTCATTTGCTACAGCATTGAGAAAAACAGGAATAAGAGACTTTCACTTTCACGACCTTAGACATACCTTTGCTTCACATCTTGTTATGGCAGGCATAGATTTAACAACAGTTTCAAGGCTTTTAGGACACAAAAGCCTTGCAATGACTTTGAGATATTCACATTTATCACCACAACATTTCACAAAGGCGGTTGACGTACTCGACAACGTTTTAAATGATAATTTTAATTCCACTTCACATTTAGTTCACAATCAAAGGATAGTTCACAATGGCTAA